The proteins below come from a single Candidatus Thermoplasmatota archaeon genomic window:
- a CDS encoding GNAT family N-acetyltransferase, producing ASVYESTVRHEPVSVFAVEEGRIQGLALASLIWSGGWPMKPFSSRCIVQGGPLLSKPSCAPTLLRGLDDLVSKRALYTEIRNLQKPAEAVPLFESSGYSFAAHLNYHLDLRKSEEEIWSGMSKGRRKGISRAEKTGLEVTEITEERQIDEFYDILKETYSSLGMPLADKSLFTSAFRILRPLQEARFLLCNSEGRTVACRAALLFRRTMYDWYAGSVTEERAKKADEFLVWDILKWGISKGYETFDFGGAGSPDEEYGPREFKRRFGGEMTEPGRFEKVYKPTLFSFSKKMFRFYRRLL from the coding sequence GATCTGGAGCGGGGGATGGCCCATGAAGCCGTTCAGCAGCAGATGCATCGTGCAGGGTGGTCCCCTTCTCTCAAAGCCGAGCTGTGCGCCGACGCTACTGCGCGGTCTCGATGACCTCGTTTCCAAGAGGGCTCTCTACACGGAAATCAGAAATCTGCAGAAACCGGCGGAAGCGGTCCCTCTGTTCGAATCGTCAGGCTACTCCTTTGCCGCACATCTCAACTATCATCTCGACCTCCGAAAGAGCGAGGAAGAGATCTGGTCCGGAATGTCGAAAGGAAGGAGGAAGGGGATCTCAAGGGCGGAGAAGACTGGCCTCGAGGTGACCGAGATAACGGAGGAAAGGCAGATAGACGAGTTCTATGACATCCTGAAGGAGACCTATTCCAGCTTAGGAATGCCCCTTGCCGACAAATCCCTTTTCACTTCCGCTTTCAGGATCCTACGACCCCTCCAAGAAGCGAGGTTCCTTCTCTGCAACTCCGAGGGGAGAACGGTCGCCTGCAGGGCCGCCCTTCTCTTCAGAAGAACCATGTACGATTGGTATGCTGGGTCAGTGACAGAAGAGAGAGCGAAAAAGGCCGACGAATTCCTCGTGTGGGACATCCTCAAGTGGGGGATCTCCAAAGGCTATGAGACCTTCGATTTCGGAGGGGCAGGCTCTCCCGATGAGGAGTACGGTCCTCGAGAATTCAAGCGAAGATTCGGCGGGGAAATGACTGAGCCAGGCAGGTTCGAGAAGGTTTATAAGCCGACCCTGTTTTCGTTCAGTAAGAAGATGTTCCGCTTTTACCGGAGACTGTTATGA